From Streptomyces asiaticus, one genomic window encodes:
- a CDS encoding nSTAND1 domain-containing NTPase, with product METLSSDSGARIAFAERLALLYREAGNPPLKSVSEAVVRLQRTDERGRPVRVSAQRISDWRRAKNVPAQFAALAAVLHVLIPDARRSRPVPVSPGLYDMARWQRLWERALADPVGDRPAPSAEEEEAPPAEGPAVPGGVCPYRGLASYRRQDARWFFGRERSTDALVTQLHAAEKTGGLVVLVGASGAGKSSLLNAGLVPALRTGAPGEGNGGGRARGVLQLVPGSDPLAELTRHIPELARVVPTAEKPEPDEREPDANGPGTGERTADEPPTDASTTDTPVTDTPMTDKQAAEPGTPQFTQAVRQAVTAWADRETSSADARPVVIVDQFEEAFTLGSDEADRRTFIQLLHAACTPAGPGEPPPVLVVLGIRADFYELCLGYPELADALQHRHMVLGPLTTAELREAVTGPAKAVGLELEPGLAELIVREVSADGPRGSHDAGVLPLLSHALLATWQRRKGGRLTLAGYRAAGGIQGAVAATAERAWSSLDSEARTAARLLLLRLVRLGEDTQATRRRGTRHQLARESTDPGKTEESLETLVRARLVTLDAETVEITHEALLHAWPRLRDWIDEDRNDHLVRQRLEEDGRSWEGSNRDSSLLYRGSRLEQAHTWAKTAGGTYLTRSAVEFLAASVRLRRRTVWLRRGAVSALVALAVLAAGTAVVAWQQRDDAVFEQVVTEADRFQNTDPSLSAQLALVAHDLRPHDEATRNRLLSVVNAPLATPLHGHTGAVYLTSFSPNGRLLATASYDRTVRLWDVKDRTRPKPLGKPLTGHTSWVSSAVFSPDGNTLASAGDDGTIRLWDVRDPRHPRPLGAPFSHHDGTIYLLAFSPDGRTLATATENRVVRLWDMRRPGRPKAIGALTGATAAVRSVAFSPDGRTLAAGGDDASIRLWNMADPRRPKRIGKALTGHKDLIHSVAFSPDGRTLASGSADNTVRLWDVGDPRHAEPLGSPLTGHIGPIWSVSFSPDGSMLAVASQDSTASLWNVSDPAYPSQVGEPLAGSSGEMYALGFSPDGRTLATGSGDNTVRLWSIPTSDMVGRMGVFRPDGRVLATAGRDEKVRLWNVDDPNRPVPLGEPFAPGEGSVRELTFTPDGHALAMMTGDRQVRLWNVTDPTRPVPYKPPLPLRTRFAGALAFTPDGRMMATAYNDNTIQLWNVSDPSHVRRLGKPLTGHRGYVNALVFSPDGRTLASGSADNTIRLWKVTDPRHTTPRGGPVTGHLGPVNALVFTPDGQTLASGSDDNTVRLWDVTDPGRVTRLRSPLTGHTDAIVSLTFSPDGSTLASGGNDNAVRLWDVTVPSKATSIGQSLSPNAKTGNFLSFNPHSRMLGVSSGADTVRLWSLDVDEAVRRVCSMTRGVLTPEKWDEYLPRLSYAPPCGR from the coding sequence GTGGAGACCTTGAGTTCCGACTCGGGGGCACGCATAGCCTTCGCGGAACGCCTCGCGCTGCTGTACAGGGAGGCCGGTAATCCTCCCCTCAAGAGCGTGTCCGAGGCGGTCGTCCGACTCCAGCGAACCGATGAGCGGGGGCGTCCCGTACGGGTCTCCGCCCAGCGGATCAGCGACTGGCGACGAGCAAAGAACGTGCCCGCCCAGTTCGCCGCCCTCGCGGCCGTCCTGCACGTCCTGATACCCGACGCACGGCGCTCGCGGCCCGTACCGGTGTCCCCGGGCCTGTACGACATGGCCCGCTGGCAACGGCTTTGGGAGCGTGCGCTGGCCGACCCGGTCGGCGACCGCCCCGCCCCGTCGGCGGAAGAGGAGGAAGCGCCCCCGGCCGAGGGCCCGGCGGTCCCCGGCGGCGTATGCCCGTACCGGGGCCTGGCCTCGTACCGCCGGCAGGACGCCCGGTGGTTCTTCGGCCGTGAGCGGAGCACGGACGCCCTGGTCACCCAGTTGCACGCGGCGGAGAAGACGGGCGGCCTGGTCGTGCTCGTGGGCGCTTCGGGGGCGGGAAAGTCCTCGCTGCTGAACGCCGGTCTGGTGCCCGCGCTGCGCACCGGGGCGCCGGGCGAGGGGAACGGGGGCGGCCGGGCGAGGGGCGTACTGCAACTCGTGCCGGGCAGCGACCCGCTCGCGGAGCTGACCCGCCATATCCCCGAACTGGCGCGCGTGGTCCCCACGGCGGAGAAACCGGAACCGGACGAACGGGAACCGGACGCGAACGGACCGGGCACGGGCGAACGCACGGCTGACGAACCACCAACAGACGCATCAACAACAGACACGCCGGTAACGGACACGCCGATGACAGACAAACAGGCGGCCGAACCCGGCACCCCGCAATTCACCCAAGCGGTCCGCCAGGCCGTCACCGCTTGGGCGGACCGCGAGACGTCGTCCGCCGACGCCCGCCCCGTCGTGATCGTGGATCAGTTCGAGGAAGCGTTCACCCTCGGGTCGGACGAGGCCGACCGGCGTACGTTCATCCAGCTCCTCCACGCCGCCTGCACCCCCGCCGGCCCCGGCGAGCCGCCCCCCGTGCTCGTCGTCCTCGGCATCCGCGCCGACTTCTACGAGCTGTGCCTGGGCTACCCCGAACTGGCCGACGCGCTCCAGCACCGGCACATGGTGCTCGGGCCGCTGACCACCGCCGAGTTGCGCGAGGCGGTGACCGGCCCGGCCAAGGCGGTGGGCCTGGAACTCGAACCGGGGCTCGCGGAGCTGATCGTCCGGGAGGTGAGCGCCGACGGCCCGCGCGGGTCGCATGACGCGGGCGTCCTGCCGCTCCTCTCCCACGCCCTGCTCGCCACCTGGCAGCGGCGGAAGGGCGGACGGCTGACGCTGGCCGGTTACCGCGCCGCGGGCGGCATCCAGGGGGCGGTGGCGGCGACCGCCGAACGGGCCTGGTCCAGCCTCGACTCCGAGGCGCGCACCGCCGCGCGGCTGCTGCTGCTCCGGCTGGTCCGGCTGGGCGAGGACACCCAGGCCACCCGCAGGCGGGGGACCCGGCACCAGCTGGCGAGGGAGTCGACGGACCCGGGCAAGACGGAGGAATCGCTCGAAACGCTGGTCCGCGCCCGCCTGGTGACGCTCGACGCCGAGACCGTGGAGATCACCCATGAGGCGCTGCTCCACGCCTGGCCACGGCTGCGCGACTGGATCGACGAGGACCGCAACGACCATCTGGTGCGTCAGCGGCTGGAGGAGGACGGCCGGTCCTGGGAGGGCTCGAACCGCGACTCGTCCCTCCTCTACCGGGGCTCCCGGCTGGAGCAGGCCCACACCTGGGCGAAGACCGCCGGCGGCACCTATCTGACCCGTAGCGCGGTGGAGTTCCTGGCCGCTTCGGTCCGGCTGCGCAGGCGCACGGTGTGGCTCCGCCGTGGCGCCGTGTCGGCTCTGGTCGCGCTGGCGGTACTGGCCGCCGGTACGGCGGTGGTCGCGTGGCAGCAGCGGGACGACGCGGTGTTCGAGCAGGTGGTCACCGAGGCCGATCGCTTCCAGAACACGGATCCGTCGCTGTCCGCCCAGCTCGCCCTGGTGGCACACGACTTGCGGCCGCACGACGAGGCCACCAGGAACCGGCTGCTGTCGGTGGTGAACGCCCCGCTGGCCACACCGCTGCACGGCCACACCGGCGCCGTCTACCTCACCTCGTTCAGCCCGAACGGGCGGCTGCTGGCCACCGCCAGCTACGACCGGACCGTCCGGCTGTGGGACGTCAAGGACCGGACCCGCCCCAAACCGCTGGGCAAGCCCCTCACCGGCCATACGAGCTGGGTGAGCAGTGCGGTCTTCAGCCCGGACGGCAACACCCTCGCCAGCGCGGGCGACGACGGCACGATCCGCCTGTGGGACGTGCGGGACCCCCGCCATCCGCGCCCGCTCGGCGCGCCCTTCTCCCACCATGACGGCACGATCTACCTGCTCGCCTTCAGCCCGGACGGACGCACGCTGGCCACCGCCACGGAGAATCGCGTGGTGCGCCTGTGGGACATGAGGCGCCCGGGCCGGCCGAAGGCGATCGGCGCGCTGACCGGCGCCACCGCCGCCGTGCGCTCCGTGGCGTTCAGCCCCGACGGGCGGACCCTGGCGGCCGGTGGCGACGATGCCTCGATCAGGCTGTGGAACATGGCAGATCCGCGCCGTCCGAAGCGGATCGGCAAGGCGCTGACCGGCCACAAGGACCTGATCCACTCCGTGGCGTTCAGCCCGGACGGCCGGACCCTCGCCAGCGGCAGCGCGGACAACACCGTCCGGCTGTGGGACGTCGGCGATCCGCGTCACGCGGAGCCGCTGGGCTCGCCGCTCACCGGCCACATCGGCCCCATCTGGTCGGTGTCCTTCAGCCCGGACGGATCCATGCTCGCCGTCGCCAGCCAGGACAGTACGGCGAGTCTGTGGAACGTCAGCGATCCGGCGTATCCGTCGCAGGTCGGCGAGCCGCTCGCGGGGAGCAGCGGCGAGATGTACGCCCTGGGCTTCAGCCCCGACGGGCGGACCCTCGCCACCGGGAGCGGCGACAACACGGTCCGGCTGTGGTCGATCCCGACGTCGGACATGGTCGGCCGGATGGGGGTGTTCCGCCCGGACGGGCGGGTGCTCGCCACGGCCGGGCGCGACGAGAAGGTCCGGCTGTGGAACGTGGACGATCCCAACCGGCCGGTGCCGCTGGGCGAGCCGTTCGCCCCCGGGGAGGGCTCGGTGCGTGAGCTGACGTTCACCCCGGACGGCCACGCCCTCGCGATGATGACCGGAGACCGCCAGGTGCGGCTGTGGAACGTCACCGATCCGACCCGGCCCGTTCCGTACAAGCCGCCCCTCCCCCTGCGGACCAGGTTCGCGGGCGCGCTGGCCTTCACGCCGGACGGGCGCATGATGGCGACCGCGTACAACGACAACACCATCCAGCTGTGGAACGTCAGCGACCCGTCGCATGTCCGCCGGCTCGGCAAACCGCTCACCGGCCACCGGGGCTACGTCAACGCGCTCGTCTTCAGCCCGGACGGCCGCACGCTGGCCAGCGGCAGCGCGGACAACACCATCCGGCTGTGGAAGGTCACCGACCCGCGCCACACCACCCCACGGGGCGGGCCGGTCACGGGCCACCTCGGCCCCGTCAACGCGCTCGTCTTCACCCCGGACGGCCAGACGCTGGCCAGCGGCAGCGACGACAACACGGTCCGGCTCTGGGACGTCACCGACCCCGGCAGGGTGACCCGGCTGCGGTCCCCGCTCACCGGCCACACCGACGCGATCGTGTCGCTGACCTTCAGCCCGGACGGCAGCACGCTCGCGAGCGGCGGCAATGACAACGCGGTCCGGCTGTGGGACGTCACCGTCCCGTCCAAGGCCACGTCCATCGGCCAGTCGCTGAGCCCCAACGCCAAGACCGGCAATTTCCTGTCGTTCAACCCGCACAGCCGGATGCTCGGGGTGTCCAGCGGCGCGGACACGGTCCGGCTGTGGAGCCTGGACGTGGACGAGGCGGTGCGTCGCGTCTGCTCGATGACCCGAGGCGTGCTGACCCCGGAGAAATGGGACGAATACCTCCCCCGGCTCTCGTATGCGCCTCCGTGCGGTCGGTGA
- a CDS encoding FkbM family methyltransferase, whose protein sequence is MRRLVDQAALDLGREYVRHAPWSAGKRALVERHLNAALRDRPLHRLARTRFGATFAVDTQDLIQRYLYLFGVWEPHMTRWLQRRLKPGDVFVDVGANIGYYSLLASRLVGRGGTVVAIEASPTFHQLLQRHARRNDSTNIRALNAAVSDRDELLTFILASSRNMGANSVVPYDGPAESTFEIAAQPLPDLLTDDEITNARVIKIDVEGAEGSVVRGLVPLLDKLRPDAELTVEVTPQRMSDLGDSVEDLLTALKDHGFHVYRLPNDYAAASYPDALRRAPEVPVRWRGPVTEESDLVFSRVDAETLP, encoded by the coding sequence ATCCGCAGGCTCGTCGACCAGGCCGCTCTCGACCTCGGCCGTGAGTACGTCCGCCACGCGCCCTGGAGCGCGGGCAAGCGGGCCCTGGTCGAGCGCCACCTCAACGCCGCCCTGCGGGACCGCCCCCTGCACCGCCTGGCCCGTACGCGCTTCGGCGCCACCTTCGCCGTCGACACCCAGGACCTCATCCAGCGGTATCTCTACCTCTTCGGCGTCTGGGAGCCCCATATGACGCGGTGGCTCCAGCGCCGGCTGAAGCCCGGGGACGTCTTCGTGGACGTCGGGGCCAACATCGGCTACTACAGCCTCCTCGCCTCCCGCCTGGTCGGGCGCGGTGGGACGGTGGTGGCGATCGAGGCCTCACCGACGTTCCACCAGCTCCTCCAGCGCCACGCCCGGCGCAACGACTCCACCAACATCCGCGCCCTCAACGCGGCCGTCTCCGACCGCGACGAGCTGCTGACCTTCATCCTCGCCAGCTCCCGCAACATGGGCGCCAACAGCGTCGTCCCCTACGACGGCCCCGCCGAGTCCACCTTCGAGATCGCGGCCCAGCCCCTGCCCGACCTCCTCACCGACGACGAGATCACCAACGCCCGGGTCATCAAGATCGACGTGGAGGGCGCGGAAGGCAGCGTGGTCCGCGGCCTCGTCCCGCTCCTCGACAAACTGCGCCCCGACGCCGAGCTGACCGTCGAGGTCACCCCCCAGCGCATGTCCGACCTGGGCGACTCCGTCGAAGACCTGCTGACCGCCCTCAAGGACCACGGCTTCCACGTCTACCGCCTGCCCAACGACTACGCGGCAGCCAGCTACCCGGACGCCCTGCGGCGCGCCCCGGAGGTCCCGGTCCGCTGGCGGGGGCCGGTCACGGAGGAAAGCGACCTGGTCTTCTCCCGGGTCGACGCGGAGACGCTGCCCTGA
- a CDS encoding dihydrofolate reductase family protein — MRKITASLFISLDGVVEAPDQWHFPYFNDEMGAAVDASLGAADTLLIGRKTYDSFAGAWPDREAAGGEDAHFAKKLGDARKIVLSRQNLSFTWRNTEQLKGDFAEAVTALKNEPGGDIALSGSVSVVRQLMAHGLLDELHLLVHPIAVRKGMRLFDESETTLPLKLLSSATFSTGVLHLVYAPAASTTDATYEDAKSHLPQDDQ, encoded by the coding sequence ATGAGGAAGATCACCGCCAGTCTGTTCATCTCGCTCGACGGGGTCGTGGAGGCGCCCGACCAGTGGCACTTCCCCTACTTCAACGACGAGATGGGCGCCGCGGTCGACGCGAGCCTCGGCGCGGCCGACACCCTGCTCATCGGCCGCAAGACCTACGACAGCTTCGCAGGAGCCTGGCCGGACCGCGAGGCGGCGGGCGGTGAGGACGCCCACTTCGCCAAGAAGCTCGGCGACGCCCGCAAGATCGTCCTGTCGCGGCAGAACCTCAGCTTCACCTGGCGGAACACCGAGCAGCTCAAGGGCGACTTCGCCGAAGCCGTCACCGCGCTGAAGAACGAACCGGGCGGGGACATCGCCCTCAGCGGCTCGGTCTCCGTCGTCCGGCAGCTCATGGCGCACGGCCTGCTGGACGAGCTGCACCTGCTGGTCCACCCGATCGCCGTCCGCAAGGGCATGCGGCTGTTCGACGAGAGCGAGACCACGCTCCCGCTGAAGCTGCTCTCCTCCGCCACCTTCAGCACCGGTGTACTGCACCTCGTCTACGCCCCGGCGGCGTCCACCACCGACGCCACCTACGAGGACGCCAAGTCCCACCTGCCCCAGGACGACCAGTAG
- a CDS encoding glycosyltransferase family 2 protein, which yields MPNTITVITAVHAPGAAHLPDAHKSLCEQELPDGWDWQWVIQEDGETDAVRPYVPDDARVSFGQGRAGRAAMARTMGLSRAEGAYIKVLDADDMLTPGALARDLRALTDHPDLGWATSRALDLLPDGSTVGFEGDPPQGPIARGAVLEFWRANDHRAQVHPATLFVRRDLLLALGGWMALPASEDTGLLMALNAVSRGWFTAETGLLYRKWPGQVTSQSAHTDAAERAARFAVVETRARVLAAMDGWRYEDTR from the coding sequence ATGCCGAACACCATCACCGTCATCACCGCGGTCCACGCCCCGGGCGCCGCGCATCTGCCGGACGCCCACAAGTCGCTGTGCGAGCAGGAACTGCCGGACGGCTGGGACTGGCAGTGGGTGATCCAGGAGGACGGCGAGACCGACGCCGTACGGCCGTACGTGCCCGACGACGCCCGCGTCAGCTTCGGGCAGGGCCGGGCCGGCCGGGCCGCGATGGCGCGCACGATGGGGCTCTCGCGGGCCGAGGGCGCGTACATCAAGGTGCTGGACGCCGATGACATGCTCACCCCCGGCGCCCTCGCCCGCGACCTCCGCGCGCTCACCGACCACCCCGATCTCGGCTGGGCCACCTCCCGCGCCCTGGACCTGCTGCCCGACGGCTCCACCGTCGGCTTCGAGGGCGACCCGCCGCAGGGGCCCATCGCACGCGGCGCGGTCCTCGAATTCTGGCGGGCGAACGACCACCGCGCCCAGGTCCACCCCGCCACCCTCTTCGTACGCCGGGACCTGCTCCTCGCCCTCGGCGGTTGGATGGCCCTCCCCGCCTCCGAGGACACCGGCCTCCTCATGGCCCTCAACGCGGTCAGCCGCGGCTGGTTCACCGCCGAGACCGGTCTGCTCTACCGCAAGTGGCCCGGCCAGGTCACCAGCCAGTCCGCCCACACCGACGCGGCCGAGCGCGCGGCACGGTTCGCGGTGGTCGAGACGCGGGCCCGGGTCCTGGCCGCCATGGACGGCTGGCGCTACGAAGACACCCGCTGA
- a CDS encoding GntR family transcriptional regulator produces MAKYEQIADALRQSIRAGQLGPGERLPAEDKLAARYRTSVPTLQRALSELVAEGLIDRRHGVGTFVRTPRRRVERSNERHQWEKDRARRSRAERLRTGSTEHDTGLEVGDLAFHAEYRDAKADEDLASVFGIPVGTRLLERIYRTNCREEDAPFALVHSYLVHDVVAANPDLLDAAHEPWPGGTQNQLYTIGVELDRIEERITARPPTVEEAEALGLKKGVSVIVLRKICTDIGDRVVEVSDVTLCGDRTELVFTTPLKRW; encoded by the coding sequence ATGGCCAAGTACGAGCAGATCGCGGATGCCCTGCGCCAGAGCATCCGCGCAGGTCAGCTAGGCCCCGGGGAGCGGCTGCCGGCCGAGGACAAGCTCGCGGCGCGGTATCGGACGAGCGTGCCGACGCTTCAGCGGGCGCTGTCGGAGCTGGTGGCCGAGGGGCTGATCGACAGGCGGCACGGGGTGGGGACGTTCGTACGGACCCCGCGTCGGCGGGTCGAGCGGAGCAATGAGCGGCACCAGTGGGAGAAGGACCGGGCCCGCCGGTCCAGGGCGGAGCGGCTGCGGACCGGGTCGACCGAGCACGACACCGGGCTGGAGGTCGGCGACCTCGCCTTTCACGCCGAGTACCGCGACGCGAAGGCCGACGAGGACCTGGCGTCGGTCTTCGGGATCCCCGTGGGCACGCGGCTGCTGGAGCGGATCTACCGGACGAACTGCCGTGAGGAGGACGCGCCGTTCGCGCTCGTGCACTCCTACCTGGTCCACGATGTCGTGGCCGCCAACCCCGACCTGCTCGACGCCGCCCATGAGCCCTGGCCCGGCGGCACGCAGAATCAGCTCTACACGATCGGCGTCGAGCTGGACCGCATAGAGGAACGGATCACGGCCCGGCCGCCGACGGTGGAGGAGGCCGAGGCGCTCGGCCTCAAGAAGGGAGTGTCGGTGATCGTCCTCCGGAAGATCTGTACGGACATCGGCGATCGGGTCGTCGAGGTCTCCGATGTGACGCTGTGCGGCGACCGTACGGAACTCGTCTTCACCACGCCCCTGAAGAGGTGGTGA
- a CDS encoding CU044_5270 family protein: MTDELELLRDWDADAAPLTEPARAQARHRLLNTMTRTERHPDTAPSRRHALRLATAAVVTMAVTGTAVLLTEDGADEGGRTDRAGTNAPRMRNVAAVTVLNGAAARASKHEKPVAPRDDQFIYWKRIIKETERKTGAVKTYVDVNWDSVDGSKRSLTMELGRVIWEKPLGKNEGVWPPREWSKLKELPTDPEKLTEAIIGVGTSDKPIDDFTAWDWYDAYFMLGELLKWPVLPEGLRPAAYEALALVPGVKATPGMKDSAGRTGVGISYPKRASEKGKYLIFDPESYEFLGFRDERTSRSGKKTYIQLSHVADWAIVDRLKQRP, from the coding sequence ATGACTGACGAACTCGAACTCCTACGGGACTGGGACGCGGACGCGGCCCCGCTCACCGAACCGGCCCGAGCGCAGGCCCGCCACCGACTGCTCAACACGATGACGCGCACGGAGCGGCACCCCGACACCGCACCCAGCCGCCGCCACGCGCTGCGCCTCGCGACGGCCGCGGTGGTCACCATGGCGGTTACGGGCACGGCGGTACTGCTCACCGAGGACGGCGCCGACGAGGGCGGCCGCACCGACCGCGCGGGCACGAACGCCCCGCGGATGCGCAACGTCGCCGCCGTGACGGTGCTGAACGGGGCGGCAGCGCGGGCGAGTAAGCACGAGAAGCCCGTGGCGCCGCGCGACGACCAGTTCATCTACTGGAAGCGGATCATCAAGGAGACGGAGCGGAAGACCGGCGCGGTCAAGACCTATGTGGACGTGAACTGGGACTCGGTGGACGGCTCCAAGCGATCTTTGACCATGGAGCTCGGCCGGGTGATCTGGGAGAAGCCCTTGGGGAAGAACGAGGGCGTGTGGCCGCCTCGGGAGTGGAGCAAGCTGAAGGAGCTGCCCACCGACCCGGAGAAGCTCACCGAGGCCATCATCGGCGTCGGCACGTCCGACAAGCCGATCGACGACTTCACCGCGTGGGACTGGTACGACGCCTACTTCATGCTCGGCGAGCTCCTGAAGTGGCCGGTGCTGCCCGAGGGACTGCGTCCCGCCGCGTACGAGGCGCTGGCCCTGGTGCCCGGGGTCAAGGCGACCCCGGGGATGAAGGACTCCGCCGGGCGCACCGGGGTGGGGATCTCCTACCCCAAGCGCGCGTCCGAGAAGGGCAAGTACCTCATCTTCGACCCTGAGTCCTATGAATTCCTGGGCTTCCGCGACGAGCGGACCTCGCGTTCCGGGAAGAAGACGTACATCCAGCTGTCGCACGTGGCGGACTGGGCGATCGTCGACCGCTTGAAGCAGCGCCCGTAG